From the genome of Candidatus Baltobacteraceae bacterium, one region includes:
- a CDS encoding branched-chain amino acid ABC transporter permease yields MAHIAPEIFNGLILGAFYAVVAIGLSLIMNLTGTINMAHGSFMTLAGYLAFAMVSAGTSYWFALFAAPILALIVGVLLERTLIRPLYRRDPVYSLLLTFGLSLIAEETYRLIWGDNGVPFSPPLALQGAVSLGFTYFPTYRLFIAGVLLVIIVLLVLFLQRTRLGLRLRAAVQDNEMIAALGTNTQLLYMMNFGLGILLAGVAGVLASGMLGLNAQTGNALLMPAFVTVIVGGMGSVFGAVAGGMLIGLTISIVTLYIPAASEIAMYVLMAVILLVRPRGLFGEEGIFG; encoded by the coding sequence ATGGCGCACATAGCCCCAGAGATCTTCAACGGCCTGATTCTGGGCGCGTTCTACGCGGTCGTTGCCATCGGGCTTTCATTGATCATGAACCTGACCGGCACGATCAACATGGCGCACGGATCGTTCATGACGCTCGCCGGGTATCTTGCCTTCGCGATGGTGAGCGCCGGAACGAGTTATTGGTTTGCGCTTTTCGCGGCTCCCATCCTCGCCTTGATCGTCGGCGTGCTGCTCGAGCGGACGCTGATCCGCCCGCTGTACCGGCGCGATCCCGTTTACAGCTTGTTGCTGACCTTCGGCCTCTCGCTCATCGCCGAAGAGACCTATCGTTTGATTTGGGGCGACAACGGCGTGCCGTTCTCGCCGCCGCTCGCGCTCCAGGGCGCCGTGTCGCTCGGATTCACCTATTTCCCGACCTATCGGTTGTTCATCGCCGGCGTGCTTCTGGTGATCATCGTCTTGCTCGTGCTCTTCTTGCAGCGCACGCGCCTGGGCTTGCGCTTGCGCGCCGCCGTGCAGGACAACGAAATGATCGCCGCGCTCGGAACCAACACGCAGCTGCTCTACATGATGAACTTCGGTTTGGGCATCCTGCTCGCCGGCGTGGCGGGAGTGTTGGCCTCCGGTATGCTCGGCCTCAATGCTCAGACCGGCAACGCGCTCTTGATGCCGGCCTTCGTGACCGTGATCGTCGGCGGCATGGGCAGCGTTTTTGGCGCGGTCGCCGGCGGGATGCTGATCGGCTTGACGATCAGCATCGTGACGCTCTACATCCCGGCCGCCAGCGAGATCGCGATGTACGTTTTGATGGCGGTGATCCTGCTCGTCCGGCCGCGCGGCCTCTTCGGTGAAGAGGGGATCTTCGGATGA